One genomic window of Bradyrhizobium sp. CCGE-LA001 includes the following:
- a CDS encoding CpaD family pilus assembly protein: protein MTKTMTDRRRNLSIALALTALSVMLGACNTAGEIVTQTVPTDYRQRHPIAVQEGRKSIVIFVGKARGGLSAAQHADVAGIARDWMREGTGSVVVDVPVDTANSRAAAATYREIRAVLASGGVPSRAIVQHPYRPEDPGLLPTIRLSYSKITATAGPCGLWPEDVGPNILDPGYNENQPYFNLGCASQRNLAAMIDNPADLEQPRAETPAYTARRDIAFERYRKGSTTTTTYPEADKAKLSDTGK, encoded by the coding sequence ATGACGAAAACGATGACCGATCGACGTCGCAATTTGAGCATCGCGCTGGCGCTGACGGCGCTCTCCGTCATGCTGGGCGCGTGCAACACCGCCGGCGAGATCGTCACTCAGACGGTGCCGACCGATTATCGCCAGCGCCATCCGATCGCGGTGCAGGAAGGCAGGAAATCGATCGTGATCTTCGTCGGCAAGGCGCGCGGCGGCCTTTCGGCTGCGCAGCACGCGGATGTCGCCGGCATCGCCCGGGACTGGATGCGTGAAGGCACCGGCTCCGTCGTCGTCGATGTCCCCGTCGACACCGCGAATTCGCGCGCTGCCGCAGCAACCTATCGGGAAATCCGTGCGGTGCTCGCGTCCGGCGGCGTGCCGTCGCGTGCCATCGTCCAGCATCCCTATCGCCCTGAAGACCCCGGCCTGCTGCCGACGATCCGGTTGAGCTATTCCAAGATCACCGCGACGGCCGGCCCCTGCGGGCTGTGGCCGGAAGACGTCGGTCCGAACATCCTCGATCCCGGCTACAACGAGAACCAGCCGTACTTCAATCTCGGCTGCGCCAGTCAGCGCAATCTCGCGGCGATGATCGACAACCCCGCCGACCTCGAGCAGCCGCGCGCCGAGACGCCCGCCTACACCGCGCGGCGCGACATCGCCTTCGAACGCTATCGCAAGGGCTCGACGACGACCACCACCTATCCCGAGGCCGACAAGGCCAAACTCAGCGATACCGGCAAATGA
- a CDS encoding AAA family ATPase, whose product MTGIHDEDADDPRHPDEHIAPVPRISVQAFCETEQTLAAVTAAGQDRRLAKAHLTAKDGGLAAAIEVYETMPTPNVIVIESDGTRDILEGLDDLAGVCDPGTRVVVIGNPNDTAPYRELVRRGVNDYVVGPVETLDVVRSICSLFSASEAIITGRVIAVVGAKGGVGASTVAHNVAWTIARDLALDSVVIDLDLAFGTASLDYNQDPVQGIANAVLSQDRPDTALLERLLAKCTDRLSLLAAPATLDRVYDFGAEAFDAVFDTLRMTTPCIVLDVPHQWSAWTRRALVNADDIVIVAEPDLANLRNTKNMLSVLKAARPNDRPPLYCLNQVGMHKRAEIEVKAFAKTMESQPLAVIPFDSKLFSTAANNGQMIAEVAKNHRTTALFQTMANRLAGRGEVKPPKRSLLGPLLKKLKGKSGRSSAPHRKAS is encoded by the coding sequence ATGACAGGCATCCACGACGAAGACGCGGACGATCCGCGCCACCCGGACGAACACATCGCGCCGGTTCCCCGGATCTCGGTGCAGGCGTTCTGCGAGACCGAGCAGACGCTCGCCGCGGTGACCGCGGCGGGACAGGATCGGCGTCTCGCCAAGGCGCATCTCACCGCCAAGGACGGTGGCCTTGCCGCGGCGATCGAAGTCTATGAAACCATGCCGACGCCGAACGTGATCGTGATCGAATCCGACGGCACGCGCGACATCCTGGAAGGGCTCGACGACCTCGCCGGCGTGTGCGATCCCGGCACCCGCGTCGTCGTGATAGGCAATCCGAACGACACTGCGCCCTATCGCGAGCTGGTCCGCCGCGGCGTCAACGACTACGTGGTCGGGCCGGTCGAAACCCTCGATGTGGTCCGCTCGATCTGCAGCCTGTTCTCGGCATCCGAAGCCATCATCACCGGCCGCGTCATCGCTGTGGTCGGCGCCAAGGGCGGCGTCGGCGCGTCCACGGTCGCACACAACGTCGCCTGGACCATCGCCCGCGACCTCGCGCTCGATTCGGTGGTGATCGATCTCGACCTCGCCTTCGGCACCGCGAGCCTCGACTACAATCAGGACCCGGTGCAGGGCATCGCCAACGCGGTGCTGTCGCAGGACCGGCCGGACACCGCGCTGCTGGAGCGCCTGCTCGCCAAATGCACCGATCGGCTCAGCCTGTTGGCGGCGCCCGCGACGCTCGACCGCGTCTATGATTTCGGGGCCGAAGCCTTTGACGCCGTGTTCGACACGCTACGCATGACCACGCCCTGCATCGTGCTCGACGTTCCCCACCAATGGTCGGCATGGACGCGGCGCGCGCTGGTCAATGCCGATGACATCGTGATCGTGGCCGAGCCCGACCTCGCCAACTTACGCAACACCAAGAACATGCTGAGCGTGCTGAAGGCGGCGCGGCCGAACGACCGGCCGCCGCTGTACTGCCTCAACCAGGTCGGCATGCACAAGCGCGCCGAGATCGAGGTCAAGGCCTTCGCCAAGACGATGGAGAGCCAGCCGCTCGCAGTGATCCCGTTCGATTCGAAGCTGTTCTCGACCGCCGCCAACAACGGCCAGATGATCGCGGAGGTCGCCAAGAACCACCGCACCACCGCGCTATTCCAGACCATGGCGAACCGCCTCGCCGGTCGCGGCGAGGTGAAGCCGCCGAAGCGCTCGCTGCTCGGACCGCTGCTGAAGAAGCTGAAGGGCAAGTCGGGCCGCAGCTCCGCCCCGCATCGCAAAGCGTCGTAG
- a CDS encoding tetratricopeptide repeat protein yields MFKRSSPAFAPAKFLLSAFVVLTLGGCQTNGVEDVTGSLGARAEAKAEAKPDARPDLDALRERYRAKPGDPAIALAYGKALRDTGQRAQAVAVLEQAVLNSPQNKALLAGYGRALADNGNFQQAFDVLGRAHSPEDPDWRILSAQGAALDQLGRNEEAQQYYASALKIVPDEPQVLSNLGLSYMLQNNLPRAEQVLGRAHQRNQNDVRIRANLALVLGLQGRQAEAEILVKADLPPDQAAAKVTALRELLAKKQQRAER; encoded by the coding sequence ATGTTCAAGCGTTCGTCTCCCGCCTTTGCTCCGGCGAAGTTCCTGCTTTCTGCATTCGTGGTCCTCACCCTTGGCGGCTGCCAGACCAATGGCGTCGAGGACGTGACCGGATCGCTCGGCGCCAGAGCCGAAGCGAAGGCCGAGGCCAAGCCGGACGCTAGGCCGGACCTGGACGCCCTGCGCGAGCGCTACCGCGCCAAGCCCGGCGATCCCGCAATTGCGCTCGCCTATGGCAAGGCGCTGCGCGACACCGGTCAGCGCGCGCAGGCGGTCGCGGTGCTGGAGCAGGCCGTGCTCAACTCTCCCCAAAACAAGGCGCTGCTCGCCGGCTATGGCCGCGCGCTCGCCGACAACGGCAATTTCCAGCAGGCCTTCGACGTTCTCGGCCGCGCACATTCGCCTGAGGATCCGGACTGGCGCATCCTGTCGGCGCAGGGCGCCGCGCTTGATCAACTCGGCCGCAACGAGGAGGCGCAGCAATATTATGCGAGCGCTCTGAAGATCGTGCCCGACGAGCCGCAGGTTCTGTCCAATCTCGGCCTGTCCTACATGCTCCAGAACAATCTGCCGCGGGCCGAACAGGTGCTCGGCCGCGCCCATCAGCGCAATCAGAACGATGTGCGGATCCGTGCCAATCTCGCACTCGTGCTGGGATTGCAGGGCCGTCAGGCCGAGGCCGAAATCCTCGTCAAAGCGGATTTGCCGCCGGACCAGGCCGCGGCCAAGGTCACGGCGCTGCGCGAGCTGCTGGCCAAGAAGCAGCAGCGGGCGGAGAGGTAG
- a CDS encoding PilZ domain-containing protein, whose product MLANRRRSERRVCSRLAKIHLGAGSLPRDCTITDISDGGVKVVAEFLEVPPQFTIIFAPDYSRQCRLRWRIGCEFGAEFVD is encoded by the coding sequence ATGCTTGCAAATCGCCGGAGAAGCGAACGCCGGGTGTGCAGCCGGCTTGCCAAGATTCATTTGGGAGCGGGCTCGCTGCCGCGCGATTGCACCATCACGGATATTTCGGACGGCGGCGTGAAAGTGGTGGCGGAATTTTTGGAAGTGCCGCCGCAATTCACCATCATCTTCGCACCCGATTATTCCCGCCAATGCCGTCTGCGCTGGCGCATCGGCTGCGAGTTCGGCGCCGAGTTCGTCGATTGA
- a CDS encoding YifB family Mg chelatase-like AAA ATPase, with protein sequence MVQRVSTVAFEGIEARAVDVQVQVAPGLPAFAIVGLPDKAVSEARERVRSALIASGLALPARRIIVNLAPADLPKEGSHYDLPIALGLMAAIGAIPPDALTGFTVLGELGLDGSIAPVAGVLPAAIGANAREEGLICPAACGSEAAWASPDIQIIAASSLIQIANHFKGTQVLSRPSPKVHEAAASSLDLRDIKGQESAKRALEIAAAGGHHLLMVGAPGAGKSMLAARLPSILPPLSPAELLEVSMIASVAGEIEGGALTARRPFRSPHHSASMAALTGGGMRAKPGEISLAHQGVLFLDELPEFDPRVLDSLRQPLENGEVAVSRANHRVTYPARFMLVAAMNPCRCGNAFEPGYACKRGRIDRCTGDYQARISGPLMDRIDLRIEVPAVTAADLILPPPAEGSAEVAARVAAARDIQLARYADAGLPKVRTNAEAPASVLEEIAKPDAQGAKLLRDAAETMRLSARGYHRVLRVARTLADLDKSDKIGRLHLAEALSYRALAEDVRQLA encoded by the coding sequence ATGGTTCAGCGGGTTTCTACCGTCGCCTTCGAGGGGATCGAGGCCCGCGCGGTCGACGTGCAGGTGCAGGTCGCTCCTGGCCTGCCGGCCTTCGCCATCGTCGGCTTGCCGGACAAGGCGGTGTCAGAGGCGCGCGAGCGGGTCCGCTCGGCCCTGATCGCATCAGGACTGGCGCTGCCGGCGCGGCGGATCATCGTCAATCTGGCGCCGGCCGACCTGCCCAAGGAAGGCAGCCATTACGACCTTCCGATCGCGCTCGGGCTGATGGCGGCGATCGGCGCGATCCCGCCGGATGCGCTGACCGGTTTCACCGTGCTCGGCGAGCTCGGCCTCGATGGCTCGATCGCGCCGGTCGCAGGTGTCCTGCCCGCCGCGATCGGCGCCAATGCGCGCGAGGAGGGCCTGATCTGCCCTGCTGCCTGCGGTTCGGAAGCGGCCTGGGCGAGCCCGGACATCCAGATCATCGCAGCGAGCTCGCTGATCCAGATCGCCAACCATTTCAAGGGTACGCAGGTGCTGTCGCGGCCCTCGCCGAAGGTGCATGAGGCCGCCGCCTCCTCCCTCGACCTGCGCGACATCAAGGGCCAGGAGAGCGCCAAGCGGGCGCTGGAGATCGCGGCGGCCGGCGGGCATCACCTGCTGATGGTCGGCGCGCCCGGCGCCGGCAAATCGATGCTGGCCGCGCGCCTGCCCTCGATCCTGCCGCCGCTGTCGCCCGCAGAACTGCTCGAAGTCTCCATGATCGCGTCGGTGGCCGGCGAGATCGAAGGCGGCGCGCTGACGGCGCGGCGGCCGTTCCGCTCGCCGCATCATTCCGCCAGCATGGCCGCGCTCACCGGCGGCGGCATGCGCGCCAAGCCCGGCGAGATCTCGCTGGCGCACCAGGGCGTGCTGTTCCTCGACGAATTGCCGGAGTTCGATCCGCGCGTGTTGGATTCGCTGCGCCAGCCCTTGGAGAACGGCGAGGTCGCAGTGTCGCGCGCCAATCACCGCGTCACCTACCCTGCCCGCTTCATGCTGGTCGCTGCGATGAATCCCTGCCGCTGCGGCAACGCCTTCGAGCCCGGCTATGCCTGCAAGCGCGGCCGCATCGACCGCTGCACCGGCGACTATCAGGCGCGCATCTCAGGTCCCCTGATGGACCGCATCGACCTGCGCATCGAGGTGCCGGCGGTGACCGCGGCCGATCTGATCCTGCCGCCGCCGGCGGAAGGCTCGGCCGAGGTCGCCGCGCGCGTGGCGGCGGCGCGCGACATCCAGCTGGCGCGCTATGCCGATGCCGGCCTGCCCAAGGTCCGCACCAATGCCGAGGCGCCGGCCTCGGTGCTGGAAGAAATCGCCAAGCCCGATGCGCAGGGCGCCAAACTGTTGCGCGATGCCGCCGAGACCATGCGGCTGTCGGCCCGCGGCTATCACCGCGTGCTGAGGGTCGCGCGCACGCTGGCCGATCTCGACAAATCCGACAAGATCGGCCGGCTGCATCTCGCCGAGGCTTTGTCCTACCGCGCACTCGCGGAGGATGTGCGGCAGCTGGCGTGA